In Mycoplasmopsis californica, one genomic interval encodes:
- a CDS encoding alpha/beta fold hydrolase: MKAIIYDYPYVFKDNHNEESNVIFVHGFNSSPATFRIFEEYWKKSNYYAIQFPGNNNTNPVNGHEISVYQYAKLLVEFVEKNKLKNVTLIGHSMGGGTISLAYEMKPELFSKMIYIAPMNKSSLSTVDKYFETYFPKTFDQFLKFLEALYYDTTRFTSDSRWMNLTQKNFDANYFNNDNILKLGRSLPNLQLHNDIEKGLQAIKVPTLLILGEKDAVIDRDNCLRYFENNVEDIKTIYIPQTGHMMFEENWKSFISILEPFLLS, from the coding sequence ATGAAGGCAATTATTTATGATTATCCATACGTTTTTAAGGACAATCACAATGAGGAGAGCAATGTAATTTTTGTGCACGGCTTTAATTCAAGTCCGGCCACATTTAGAATTTTTGAAGAATATTGAAAAAAATCGAATTATTATGCAATCCAATTTCCCGGAAACAACAATACTAATCCAGTAAATGGACATGAAATTAGCGTTTATCAGTATGCTAAATTACTTGTAGAATTTGTAGAAAAGAATAAACTAAAAAATGTGACATTGATTGGGCACTCAATGGGTGGTGGGACAATTTCACTAGCTTATGAAATGAAGCCAGAACTTTTTAGTAAAATGATTTATATTGCTCCGATGAATAAATCATCATTATCAACAGTTGACAAATATTTTGAAACATATTTCCCAAAAACTTTTGATCAGTTTTTAAAATTTTTAGAAGCTTTATATTACGATACGACACGTTTTACTAGTGATTCAAGATGAATGAACTTAACACAAAAAAACTTCGATGCTAACTATTTTAACAATGATAATATATTAAAATTAGGTCGCTCACTACCAAACCTTCAATTACACAATGACATAGAAAAAGGACTACAAGCCATAAAAGTTCCAACTCTTTTGATTTTGGGAGAAAAAGACGCTGTAATTGATCGTGATAACTGTTTACGCTATTTTGAAAATAATGTTGAAGATATAAAGACAATTTATATACCACAGACTGGACACATGATGTTTGAAGAAAATTGAAAATCTTTTATTTCCATATTAGAGCCATTTTTATTGAGTTAA
- a CDS encoding DUF2179 domain-containing protein, producing the protein MDIFTQEPDHPVLKKVKRQNTDYTYTRMSNFVLKLSRFYAPMPMWKLATITSLLAVLFGVISVFFVKNPGIYNFGAAAFGQAAARLTNVLLRNNKNITPEIYNIIDHALFWILYIILSIPIFIFGWKKAGKVFTMLTILFLVVSSLVSFAIGQIPGNDKFYMFGNFSHSDVPEALKNHITKEYWGNKPQMWSLIPLLWDDAGNVIAQMIFGVVYGFMLAYFFAVIAIIGGSAGVTGIIGEYMSVVKQKNFGTINGYINLGILVVAVLFGSYLPGSLLINGFASQINPEQIEGWATMSAYEQGQITEAIANMKKVAWSPAMYLSPNFISTLFSNFVFVAALNKLFPRFKIVQCKVYSPHMSAIKAAIIGDQKTINSFTVTVGEGGYSGSKTKVLSSITLYKQVPRLIKKIRAVDKDALITVSNVASVDGKLYIPGGKF; encoded by the coding sequence TTAGATATATTTACGCAAGAACCTGATCATCCAGTCTTGAAAAAAGTTAAACGTCAAAACACTGATTATACATACACAAGAATGTCTAATTTTGTGTTGAAATTATCTCGTTTTTACGCTCCAATGCCAATGTGGAAATTAGCGACAATAACTTCACTTTTAGCTGTTTTATTCGGTGTTATCAGTGTATTTTTTGTTAAAAACCCTGGTATCTACAACTTTGGAGCAGCTGCTTTTGGGCAAGCGGCGGCTAGATTAACTAACGTTTTATTACGTAATAATAAAAATATAACACCAGAAATTTATAACATTATTGACCACGCTTTATTCTGGATTCTTTACATAATATTATCAATACCTATTTTTATTTTTGGTTGAAAAAAAGCTGGCAAAGTATTTACAATGCTAACAATATTATTTTTAGTTGTTTCTAGCCTTGTTTCGTTTGCTATCGGTCAAATTCCAGGTAATGATAAATTCTACATGTTTGGTAATTTTTCACACAGTGATGTCCCAGAAGCTCTAAAAAACCACATTACTAAAGAGTATTGAGGAAATAAACCTCAAATGTGGTCTCTTATTCCTTTATTATGAGATGACGCAGGTAATGTTATAGCGCAAATGATTTTTGGTGTTGTTTATGGATTTATGTTAGCTTATTTCTTTGCTGTTATCGCAATTATTGGTGGTTCAGCTGGTGTAACTGGAATAATCGGCGAATATATGTCAGTTGTTAAGCAAAAAAACTTCGGGACAATTAATGGTTACATAAATTTAGGTATTTTAGTTGTTGCCGTATTATTCGGTTCATACTTGCCTGGTAGCTTATTAATTAATGGTTTTGCCAGTCAAATTAACCCAGAACAAATTGAGGGGTGAGCAACCATGAGTGCCTACGAGCAAGGTCAAATTACTGAAGCTATAGCCAATATGAAAAAAGTGGCATGATCTCCCGCGATGTATTTATCACCAAACTTTATTTCAACATTGTTCTCAAACTTTGTTTTTGTGGCAGCATTAAATAAATTATTCCCAAGATTTAAAATAGTTCAATGTAAAGTTTACTCTCCACACATGAGTGCTATTAAAGCGGCTATTATCGGAGACCAAAAAACCATTAACAGTTTTACCGTTACAGTTGGTGAAGGTGGCTACTCTGGATCAAAAACTAAAGTATTATCGTCAATTACTTTATACAAACAAGTTCCACGTTTAATTAAAAAAATACGGGCAGTTGATAAAGATGCTTTAATCACTGTATCAAATGTCGCATCAGTAGACGGTAAGTTATATATCCCTGGTGGCAAATTTTAA
- a CDS encoding YebC/PmpR family DNA-binding transcriptional regulator, translated as MAGHSHSANIAHRKGAQDRARGKIFQKLFKEIYVVATGAGGPDPDSNPALKLAISKAKAKNMPKANIERALAKAKGEAKEGASFVETLFNATITGGATFLIKTLSDNMNRTKSSMTALFNRQNAVLGKTGQVPFQFDLLGLLEISKDLVDEDSLTMIALENGANDIENYEESFLITCAPENFADLKQAVETNLGVIDFLQCEVTYVPNSTVSFDEEKSVKIKEFIAKLEDDDDVQEVYHNIEFTEE; from the coding sequence ATGGCAGGACATTCACACTCGGCTAATATAGCTCATCGTAAGGGTGCCCAAGATAGAGCACGAGGTAAAATATTCCAAAAACTTTTTAAAGAAATTTATGTTGTGGCAACCGGAGCAGGCGGCCCAGATCCCGATTCTAACCCCGCATTAAAACTTGCTATCTCAAAAGCAAAAGCTAAAAACATGCCAAAAGCTAATATTGAGAGAGCGTTGGCAAAAGCGAAAGGAGAAGCGAAGGAAGGTGCAAGCTTCGTGGAAACTTTATTTAATGCCACAATCACAGGTGGCGCAACATTCTTAATCAAAACACTGAGCGACAATATGAATAGAACTAAATCTTCAATGACTGCATTATTTAACCGTCAAAATGCCGTCTTAGGAAAAACTGGACAAGTACCTTTTCAATTTGATTTATTAGGACTTTTAGAAATATCTAAGGATTTAGTCGATGAAGACTCTTTAACAATGATCGCTTTAGAAAATGGTGCTAACGATATTGAAAATTATGAAGAATCATTTTTAATTACTTGTGCACCAGAAAATTTCGCAGATTTAAAGCAAGCTGTTGAAACTAACTTAGGTGTTATCGATTTCTTACAATGTGAAGTTACATATGTTCCAAATTCAACAGTCTCTTTTGATGAGGAAAAATCAGTAAAAATTAAAGAATTTATTGCAAAACTTGAAGATGATGATGATGTTCAAGAAGTGTATCACAACATTGAATTCACTGAAGAGTAA
- the nadE gene encoding NAD(+) synthase, which produces MKDRLGLRLNNDITSDPNNQRIQKYCDYLVEWIRLRVKKARAKGLVVGISGGIDSALVAALAKRAFPENTLGIVMPIDNMEHDLGDIKQLSSNIGLDTKTINLHSTFSEISAVCNVENKMALSNIKPRIRMAALYAIAQQNSYLVAGTDNEDEMYIGYFTKYGDGGVDILPISRLLKNEVKLMAKYLNIPDSIINKKPSAGLWAGQNDEDELGFSYDELDNYLNNRVELLNIETKTKIKQMHKATQHKRCKPYQPKTIEQFLKEN; this is translated from the coding sequence ATGAAAGATCGTCTAGGATTGCGTTTAAATAACGATATAACATCTGACCCGAATAATCAGCGTATTCAAAAATATTGTGATTATTTGGTTGAGTGAATTCGTTTACGCGTCAAAAAAGCGCGTGCAAAAGGTCTGGTAGTAGGTATCAGCGGCGGAATTGATTCAGCTCTTGTTGCTGCACTTGCTAAAAGAGCTTTTCCCGAAAATACTCTAGGCATAGTTATGCCTATCGATAATATGGAACACGATTTAGGTGATATTAAGCAATTATCTTCTAATATCGGATTGGACACAAAAACAATCAATTTGCACTCTACATTCAGTGAAATTAGCGCTGTTTGCAATGTAGAAAATAAAATGGCACTAAGCAATATCAAACCAAGAATCAGGATGGCTGCTTTATATGCTATCGCTCAACAAAATTCTTATTTGGTCGCAGGCACTGATAATGAAGATGAGATGTATATAGGTTATTTTACTAAATATGGTGATGGTGGAGTCGATATTTTGCCCATTAGCAGACTTTTAAAAAATGAAGTAAAATTAATGGCTAAATATTTAAACATTCCAGACAGTATCATAAATAAAAAACCATCTGCTGGTTTATGAGCGGGACAAAATGACGAAGATGAATTAGGTTTTTCATATGACGAACTTGATAATTATTTGAATAATAGGGTAGAATTATTAAATATTGAAACAAAAACAAAAATTAAACAGATGCATAAAGCAACTCAACATAAGCGTTGCAAACCATATCAACCGAAAACAATTGAACAATTTTTAAAGGAGAATTAA
- a CDS encoding HpyAIV family type II restriction enzyme yields the protein MEYTSFLIQLKQALTADNGPKLLLKLFEAPYRYNSDLHPFQIQTKMEQSFLRSQENKFYKFLIQCAENIVTNSFSNLNYEHINKNFKLSYLEKDNLPGDENQILSPEEIIKASRSVKFKANITWINKEKKELYIVNAKKYDTASQTEFLDFTFKINERSKALQNNYRDYKIHYILWFVNDFYTNNNSSLSEFARSISNDNFQFSIYYGSGFFSIFEAESQWKLIENHIQTFKNENWDKLLKIPNLNRDPETLEFMVHCSESAWNKISSDDENALKIRQIIFDNEAENSNYKIAMQRRNEVAVEEV from the coding sequence ATGGAATACACAAGTTTTTTAATTCAGTTAAAACAAGCGTTAACTGCTGATAATGGGCCTAAGCTTTTATTAAAATTATTTGAAGCTCCGTACCGATATAACTCAGATTTACACCCTTTTCAAATCCAAACCAAAATGGAGCAATCATTTTTAAGATCGCAAGAAAATAAATTTTATAAATTCTTGATTCAGTGCGCTGAAAATATAGTTACAAACAGTTTTAGCAATCTAAATTACGAGCATATCAATAAGAACTTTAAATTATCATATTTAGAAAAAGACAATTTACCAGGCGATGAAAATCAAATATTATCACCCGAAGAGATTATAAAAGCATCACGCTCAGTTAAATTTAAAGCTAATATAACCTGAATCAACAAGGAAAAAAAAGAGCTTTATATTGTTAATGCTAAAAAATATGATACGGCATCGCAAACTGAATTTTTAGATTTCACATTTAAAATTAACGAGCGTTCAAAAGCACTACAAAACAACTATAGAGATTATAAAATACATTATATTTTATGATTTGTCAATGATTTTTACACAAATAATAACTCTTCCTTGTCTGAATTTGCAAGGTCGATCTCAAATGATAATTTTCAATTTTCAATCTATTATGGTTCTGGTTTTTTCTCTATTTTTGAAGCAGAGTCACAATGAAAATTAATTGAAAATCATATTCAAACATTTAAAAATGAAAATTGAGATAAATTATTAAAGATACCAAACCTAAATCGAGACCCAGAAACTCTTGAGTTTATGGTGCATTGCAGTGAATCTGCTTGAAATAAAATATCAAGTGATGACGAAAACGCTCTTAAAATACGGCAAATTATTTTTGATAATGAAGCTGAAAATAGTAATTATAAAATTGCTATGCAAAGAAGAAATGAAGTGGCGGTTGAAGAAGTCTAA